Proteins found in one Cervus canadensis isolate Bull #8, Minnesota chromosome 24, ASM1932006v1, whole genome shotgun sequence genomic segment:
- the LOC122426326 gene encoding 60S ribosomal protein L17-like, whose amino-acid sequence MVCYSLDPENSTKSCKSRGSNLRVHFKNTRETAQAIKGMHIRKATKYLKDVTLKKQCVPFRRYNGGVGRCAQAKQWGWMQGRWPKKSAEFLLHMLKNAESNAELKGLDVDSLVIEHIQVNKALKMWRRTYRAHGRINPYMSSPCHTEMILTEKEQIVPKPEEEVAQKKKISQKKLKKQKLMARE is encoded by the coding sequence ATGGTGTGCTATTCACTTGACCCAGAAAACtccacaaaatcatgcaaatcaagaggttcaaatcttcgtgttcactttaagaacactcgtgagactgcccaggccataaagggtatgcatatccgaaaagccaccaagtatctgaaggatgtcactttaaagaagcaatgtgtGCCATTCCGTCGTTACAATGGTGGAGTTGGTAGGTGTGCACAggccaaacagtggggctggaTGCAGGGTCGGTGGCccaaaaagagtgctgaatttttactacacatgctcaaaaatgcagagagtaatgcTGAACTTAAGGGCTTAGATGTAGATTCTCTGGTCATTGAGCACATCCAAGTGAACAAAGCCCTCAAGATGTGGCGCAGGACTTACAGAGCTCACGGTCGGATCAACCCCtacatgagctctccctgccacactgagatgatccttactgaaaaagaacagattgttcctaaaccagaagaggaggttgcacagaagaaaaagatatcccagaagaaactgaagaaacaaaaacttatggcccgggaataa